The genomic DNA TCGTGCAGCCCActcccactcctcctcagtAGGCAGTCTCTTGCCCTTCCACCGGCAGAAGGCCAGAGCATCATTCCAGCTCATCTGAACCACCGGGAAGCTCAGGCGCTCCCGAATGCCTGAACCAGGACCTGCAGGCTAAACAGTAGAGAGTCAAAGGAGTGAAAGGCGGTCGAAGAAGGTGTGCAAGGAGatgtacaaaaaacaatagaGGACATATGGATTCACCCGTATCCTCACCTGTCTCCAAAACACTCGTTCTATGGGTAACCACCAAGGAGCTGACTGTTTGGGAAAATAAGAGTCAAAAGATATTCACAAGACGGCCTTACAAATGATGATTGCTATCCATTAATTCTATCAAAAGTTGCAATAGTGTACTTACAGTAAGTGTAGCAAACAGCCAATTGTTTCTTGTAATGTTTATAGAGCACCAACTACAGATTCTGTCTTCATGATTGACTGATCTATTTTtgcctttaaaatgtaaaaaaaactgctaaaacaGCCACAATTAagttatttcaattattgtaatgtttttctgtctgacaaacaataatgtaaaatgcAGAAGTGCAGCTaatcatcacatttgagaagctgcaaacagataataattgtattttctaCTTTAttgaaattattaattaatgctCTATTGATATCAGACTTACAATTatgttccaatttttttttttctaaatcaaaacTCAACATCCCAGTACCTCAATCCTCTGAGTGACTTTGCTCTTCAGCTCTTCTGGCACAAAGTCTTGAAACACAAAGCTCCAACCAAACGTCTCAGCTTCAGTTTTGTACTTCTGCGCTCTCACAAAGTCTCTGTGGTGAACGAAGGCCAAGTGAATGTCTTTGTTATATCATTTTACCAATTAATTATCAAAAACACCCCAACATCAGATGTCAAGTCTGATTACCTGAAATCGGCATTCGTGACGGGATATTTGTCTATTTCAAAGGGCTGCAGTTCAACCTCCTTAGTGGGagcctctccatctctcccatCAGCTGCACTGGTTCCCATTAACATCTTTCCTCCTGGTATATTCAACATctcatctgctgctgtttgtgatgAAGAAACTCGTGTCCGTCATTTTGATTCAATGTTTAAATAAGTCATGTTTTGGTATGTTTGGAAATGAAAAAGGTGATTTCTTACCCGCCACTGCCAGTAAAAACACCGCAGATATCACGGACATCgttttaacattcatttttgaCCGGCTGGTTTTAGCTGACGTTAATTTGACATTGAGCATATTTATATAGCGATGTATTCAAATACAAGTTTAAGAGTAAACTAGCTACAAAACTTCTCATACTTCGATTAATGGTTCATTTTCTCGGTCGGAGAGATTTCGCCGTCGCAACGGAAATGTGTTCAACGATAAAAAGGTTCcgtgtaaaacaaaaacttcagAATTATCTAAAACTTTCAAACACAATcgttaatttatttttatgtacaAAAATTCGATAACAAAAGTTTATACAATTATAAGATGCAGTTAAGTTacgtaaataaatgaaacaaaggggTTTGTAGCATCTGAGAGATTAAGGATTATCTCCCACCATATCAATAGTTCTACTAATAAAGCAAATCATCTAAAAAGGCAAATTGGTAAATACATTTGTACCTGATTTGTAGATTGATTTTCGCAAAGCCTAGAGTATAAACTACTGTATGTCGGAGTTTTAAAACGTGATGCTGAATACTATCGAAagaaagttatttattattcttatttgtTTATACTTAATGAACTTCTATGGTTTCAATGTAGACtatttaaatgcagtttattcATGCATAGACGTACTTTCAACAAACGCAATCACTTTgttagttcagttcagttatgTGCAGGTGTAGAAGAAACATTTTCTAGTAGCAGATAACGTACTCTTGCAAGAAGCACTTTAATGTAACTGGTGGATATAAAGATAAATTCACCTTACATACAATAAGTTACATCTCTAAATCTGCATATATTATAAGTGTAAGTTTTGTGTAAATTATATCTTCGAAGTAAATACAGCTTGTATTTTAGTAGGGTTACAAgtacaatattttgtattttgaaaactATCCCCATCAATTCCAAGTACCAGAAACTCAAAAAAGTTACACTCCACATCTGGTTTTTGTAACCGTTTTAATAGTTTAGTCTGGACGTGGTTTTCAACATTTGTGCATTCTTCCAAGCTAAACAATTACATTTCAAGGTTAAGCTGCCAGCTTCTCTCTCGCAAATCAGCAATTGTATTTTATGGATCCAATAACTCTTCAAGAACAAAAACCAAATCTTTCAAGAGCCAAGAAAATCTTTAATGGGTAGAAACAGAACTGAGGGGCAGAGGCCAGTGCTTTTAACAAAATCTCATAAATAAACCAATCAGAGGAAGGCATTGAcaaatccatgaaaaaaaacatgactagCATAACATTGGTTCTGACAGACGCTGTGATGGATGCCGTGGGGTTTACAGCTGGCCGCCCATCAGACTGGGGTGCTTCAGACGTCCTAGAGCAGGAACACTTTGACTGGACAGTCAGGTCAACAACTATCCTTGTGAGTATGATAACAGCTGCTGGTTCTTCAGTTCACCTTTAACCTTTCAGAGAAGACATTCCAGCGCGCATGATCTCATCTACCAATAAGATGTTGCTGGCGATGACGGTGCTGTAGAGGAATAGAGAGCCACGTATGAGATAAATGGAGACAATGCATAGGGAGAAGCTTACATATTCAAAAAGTATTGTACAGTTTAGAGATGTGTAATCTCACCATGAATGGAGAAGCTGTTTCTTTACGCTGTAATTATCCCAAACACCTGCTTCTCCAGCCACCATGGGTTCCCCTGAAGAACAACAAGATTTAAGTCAAAAAAGTTTGTGATaaaagtgaaaccaaaccaGGTTTTGGGGGCTTGATAAGAAATACACTACAactcaaaacagcaaaaaaataaatagaattagAAACCAGCTGGACTCAAAATACAAACGTACAGTCTTGGAGTGGAACAATTAATGGAAATGTTtgcctcatatatatatatatatttcagatgGAAGTGAATGCTTcactaaaaaacatttgactcagCAGCTGTTTAGCTTTCTGTATGTTCAGCCCTTTGCCAATTTATTGTCGTTTCACATATGTACAACGGTGAGCATGTACTTGATGATCAgtgtgtttataaaaataaattaaaagtaaatttaaaaaaagactcaaattTGCTGCACTTTATTAAACAGTTTGATCTTAGTTAAACTGTtgtttaaagaaacattaaaaggaAAGCACTTCAAAATCAGTTAATTTATTAGTCCTATGTTACTGATTGCTGCTTTTGAAAATCAAATGCACATTGCGATGCATTGTGAGAGTTTGAAATATAATGCATTGCACAATCTTCTAAAAACGGTGTGTTGTGGTTCTGACCTGTGTTGAGGTCCACTCCAACTAGCTGACCACTTTCTTTGTACTCCGTCTGCAGCTTCAGCAGGGTCTCCTGTTGGTCGTAGCCAGAGTTCTGGGCCAGAACCTACCAGGgaagataaataattaaacagatGTTGATACAGTATcaatgttaatgaaaaaaatgctttacaatttttcttatttattataactTAGAGGACCAGAGATGTTAGCGGTAGCATAATGCAAAAGCAAATTGATTTCTTTATCACATAGAGACACACTGAAAGCTTGGGGATAAAGTAAAAACCCTTCACCTTGGGGATGATTAGGAGAGCATCTGCAAATGCTTGGACTCCCAGCTGGGCTCTGCCTTTCACATTGGGCTTGTGTTTCACCAGAGCGTCTGCCACAGCCACTTCAAAAGCACCTGCACCGGACACAACACTTCctgaagagacaaagaggaaaagaagataCTCAGAAAACACAAGTCAAATTGTCCTTTTTGCTCAATAAGGCAAAAACAATGcgattgaaaaaaatgaatccctTGGGAGTTTGTTCTGATCAGTTAATACATGTAGGAGAGACTGAAACGCTCCTAATGCAGAGGAAAAGACCAGAGTCACTGTAGCACAGACGTAAGAGACCAGGGAGAGCCATGTTAGCATCCCTGGGTGTTCGCCGTGCAAATGAGACcaacatttcacaaaagaaaGAACAGACAAACTAACCACACTATCAGTTGTTCATTTTATGAAAATCAAGAAATGTGGAATGGAGATAAATGACCTGAGCTGGTGTGTCCTAAACGACATTTTGGGGAACTTCATAGACTCTAGAATTTGGTTAacatttggataaaaaaaaaaaaaaaaaaaaaaggtctaaaagGGCTTTAAAGAGTTACCTTTGACAGGAGAACCAAACCCacagaagaggggaaaaagtaactttaagaaaaatgtttatttaatttattttctaaaacacattcaattgcaatttaaaaaaattcaaggTTTAAACTTCAGTGTATGTGGGATAAAgcataaaatgtattcatgcataTAATAGGATCAAATCAAGACTATTGCCAAccattatttgatttaaattggaCATTTGAGGAACATTGGACATTAAAATTTGAGCTGCACCCTGGCAGCAAACAAAACAGGATAACTCAATCACTTTTGCAACCAGTTTGTTGCAATAAATCATATTCCcataaaattataaaacaaagttatatgacaaaaacacagaaaaaacaaaaaccttaaGGTTCCATGGTCTTACCATCTTCTATGGCGTTCTTGACTGCCCTTAAACCGTCTCTTACGGCATCTTTGATCTGTGTCAGGGTGTGTTTGTTGGGTCCCTTCACCAGCAGGGTAACTGAGCGAGGGTTCCCACACTTCTCAATGAACGTGTACTTCTCCTCTCCCTGCAAACATTAGAAGATTGGAGGAGATTAACAACTCTTCCTCAACATTTTAGGgggtaacttttttttcttcttcacctgGACCccattttcccatttttttatAGTATCTAATGGGGACTTATTTCACTTATCTTTTactgtgtcatgtgacttgtcaCATAACTATTTAGCAGCTACCTTCTGGAGAGCTCTTGCTCATACttgaaaaaattcaaaaattgGGGAAATAGCCataattacataaaacaaagaatacacacagaaaaacacaaatactcacAAGTGTGTGTTCGAAAACCAGCCCAGCGTATCCCAAGCACTCGGGTGTGAGGTCATCAATTGAATTCATGGCAATACCACCGCAAGCGAGGGTGAGTCTGGCGAGGGAAAAACAAACTGGATGTATAACTCAGTTCTTTGATGTGATTTATGATGGAAAAACATCATGCATCTGTGGACAGCAAGTTTGTTTGTTAAACATCAGAGCAAACTGATGAAAACCATTTGAGATTGATGGACTGAAACTTTTAATTTACACTTTGATTTTCACAATTAAGAAACATTTGCTAAATGGGCCCAGAAGGGTGAGATGACATCTCATTATATAGTAAAAGAAATGGACTGGCCAAACATTCCATACCTCTACATTTTTGTTATCTATctgatcaaaacaaacaagatatagaGGCAAACGACACATTGTACTGATcgcaataaaaacacagcaaactcGGATGCCTCATTTGTGCTGAAGGGCACTCCCTTGTGGCTAAACAAAGTACGACTGTTAATGAATGGTGGGATCATGGTGCGCtctgaaaacagcagcagtctCAATAATAGGAAATTGCTGACAGAGTTGTAACCATCACAATGTCTCACCTTGTTGTATATGAAAGCCACTATAAGAACACACCTACTGCTACTTTATGGACCTCTTAAGCTTCTAGTAAGCTGGTGTtgactgatgtttttattttacatgaatgtttattttctatacATTTTATGTATAACTTCTTAGATTATACATCTTGAACCAGCAACTACAATCCAGTGTACAGAACAGGCCACTTGTATTTGTAAcaagtaaaatatgtttctttcttACCTCTCCATATTCCTCCTCTTTGCCCTGCGCAGGGCCACAATGCCCTCCTTGGCAAGGGCATCCAGGGAGAATGGGTCAATACCCTACACAACAGGGACAACATTACATTTCCATTCATcttcatattttcaaaaaataattcacagtGTATTTAGGTCAATTTAAGCAATATTAAGTTTATTCTGATCCGCTGAATACATGTAGGGGACGAAGTGTCTCTCCCAATGCAGAGGAACGGATCAGATTTACTGTAGCACAGATACAAGAGACCAGGGGGAGCTACGTTAGCATCCTTGGGTGTTCTCTGTGCACGCAACAAGATTAATTAGCCCTGTTTTCACTTACATGTGTTGCAAATCACAGAATACTAAGCGTCCATACAGAAACTTAAAGTCTTAAATCATTTGTGAATTGACCCGTATCGTGGTGAACATTAGAGGTGTGGAAATGTCTCAATTCAAAGATGCATCGTCATGTGGACATGAACGATTTTGCATCGATTCGGTGAAGGAACATAATCgagagtttgttttcatttcagctctgaGCAAATCTTTCATGTGTTTGCTGTCATTTCTTGTGACACGcttgtttctctcctctgatcTCTGTGAGTCACCGAGAGGGAAGCTAACACACACTTTGCTGACACTCGCTACcaatatgattaaaaatgttGGGCTGTTAACCCTGTCGGGAGATGCAGTGACTTTAATCCACAGAGTAAATGAGCTGAGTAAGGAAAAGTAGATCTGCTATGTGAAAAAACAGTACTGACTGCTTGTTAAAAAGTAGCCATTAGTATAGAAATTTAAGGATGTGATACATTGAGATGCATTAAGAATCGTTGACAGGTGAATTGAATGTTGAGGCCAGTGAAGATTCACAACTGGCAGCTATAAAAGCCAAGCAGGTGATTGTCAGTTTCTGCTTGATAAGATGACCTCAGCTCATTGCTGTGACTTCTGAACAACACCATCTACACATTATGTAGGTATGACAACTGACTAAACATGTTCCAATAATCTTAATTCTTCAGGGAACTCTGAATGCTGAAATATgaagtttagaaaaaaacaaacatttccaacATAATCAGATTATATGTTCATATCCTGTAATCCTTCACTGTTTTACAAGGCTGGTCACCCCATATGATATTCTTCAGCTTTATATTAGTTGttgtttaaaacacattctgaAATTTAAGGAGACAAGGAAGTGCCCCGCAGTCAAATTGAAATACTGCATGAATCCCCTTCAAGCATACCTTCTGGTTAATGACGACAAAGCCCTTCTCCCCATTGGGACAGACTTTGTTCTTGAAGCTGATGATCTTCTGCACGCGATCTTCAATGAACTTCCTTTCTGCAGCCACAagcttctccctctcctccgcACTCTTGTAGAAGAAGCCAGAGTTGACCTCCGTCTTTTCATACTCCAAAGAGACATTGCAGGTCAGCACGTAGGCATCCTCCACCCTCTTCTTCATGTCTGGGTGTCTGGCACCATGGTCCAACACCAAACCTCTGATCAGCctgagaaagggaaaaaaagcaacaacctttAGATGTTTGGGACCCCTATACAGCCCTGCGCCATCTAACAGTAAAGGGATGATTTGCCTCCTGAGCAGagtcttcagttttttttaaactcactgTGTATCGCAGTCAGTCTTGTGCTTCATCTCCATAATTTCCACCATGTACAGGTCAATGGGCTCATTAGGTTTAGCGATGGCCAACACAGCATCTACTACAGCCTGCAGACAAACATAACCAttggaaacaaataaaacaggaaataataatTAGCACAGTCGACAGTTAGTCCGGGGTTATCTGACTAAATGAGAAAACATATCACTTTGAGTTGTGGCAGCTTATGGGGGACATTTGTCATTATTTGACAATTTACCGCCAACAAGATCAACTAGTGTATCAAGATTATCAATAACCAagaaaacaattgttttttggTGCCGTAAGGTTAATTGCTGACCCTAAGCTCTTTGAGCACTCAGCTCCATTCCCTCTTGTCTCACCTCAGTGAGCAGGTCTGCCAGCTCTGCGTAGACCTTGGTCCTGAGGGAGGTGCGTGCTACGTTGATGAGGGTCTCTCTGTCCATTTCCTGAGTCACCTTCACCTCTTCCAGAACAGCCAAGGCTTTCTCTTTAGCCGCCTCAAAGCCCTCAGCAATGATTCTTGGGTGAAGACCCTGCAGCACGAAATCAGAGGGagttatgaaagaaaaacatat from Anoplopoma fimbria isolate UVic2021 breed Golden Eagle Sablefish chromosome 24, Afim_UVic_2022, whole genome shotgun sequence includes the following:
- the sumf2 gene encoding LOW QUALITY PROTEIN: inactive C-alpha-formylglycine-generating enzyme 2 (The sequence of the model RefSeq protein was modified relative to this genomic sequence to represent the inferred CDS: inserted 1 base in 1 codon) produces the protein MLNVKLTSAKTSRSKMNVKTMSVISAVFLLAVAAADEMLNIPGGKMLMGTSAADGRDGEAPTKEVELQPFEIDKYPVTNADFRDFVRAQKYKTEAETFGWSFVFQDFVPEELKSKVTQRIESAPWWLPIERVFWRQPAGPGSGIRERLSFPVVQMSWNDALAFCRWKGKRLPTEEEWEWAARGGLQGRTYPWGNKFQGNRTXLWQGSFPDGDTAEDGYHGVSPVTAFPSQNSYGLYDMMGNTWEWTSTPFPAAQPMYVLRGGSWIDTVDGSANHKARITTRMGNTPDSASDNLGFRCAASNGHKQGKKKDKTEL
- the cct6a gene encoding T-complex protein 1 subunit zeta; protein product: MSAIKSLNPKAEVARAQAALAVNISAARGLQDVLKSNLGPKGTMKMLVSGAGDIKLTKDGNVLLHEMQIQHPTASLIAKVATAQDDITGDGTTSNVLIIGELLKQADLYVSEGLHPRIIAEGFEAAKEKALAVLEEVKVTQEMDRETLINVARTSLRTKVYAELADLLTEAVVDAVLAIAKPNEPIDLYMVEIMEMKHKTDCDTQLIRGLVLDHGARHPDMKKRVEDAYVLTCNVSLEYEKTEVNSGFFYKSAEEREKLVAAERKFIEDRVQKIISFKNKVCPNGEKGFVVINQKGIDPFSLDALAKEGIVALRRAKRRNMERLTLACGGIAMNSIDDLTPECLGYAGLVFEHTLGEEKYTFIEKCGNPRSVTLLVKGPNKHTLTQIKDAVRDGLRAVKNAIEDGSVVSGAGAFEVAVADALVKHKPNVKGRAQLGVQAFADALLIIPKVLAQNSGYDQQETLLKLQTEYKESGQLVGVDLNTGEPMVAGEAGVWDNYSVKKQLLHSCTVIASNILLVDEIMRAGMSSLKG